Proteins from a genomic interval of Oncorhynchus mykiss isolate Arlee chromosome 21, USDA_OmykA_1.1, whole genome shotgun sequence:
- the LOC118942996 gene encoding basic proline-rich protein-like has protein sequence MEPYCLPAVTTEWYIRAIDETRVCVPDQTHAASRSLTPPRLTPPHAAPPHAAPPHASSRRPAARRPASRLLTPPRLTPPHAARLTPPHAAPPHASSRRPASRRPASRLLTPPRLTPPRLTPPHAAPPHAAPPHASSRCPASRRPASRLLTPPRLTPPRLTPPHAAPPHAAPPHASSRRPASRRPASRLITPPRLTPPRLTPPHAAPPHAAPPHASSRRLTLGQETLIKGLSPSSPRTAVQLPQDCHQAPPGLPCSSLRTVAQLPQDCRAAPSGLSPSSPRTAAQLPQDCRPAPPGLPPSSPRTVVQLPQDCHPTPPGLSPSSPRTVAQLPQDCLPAPPGLSPSSPRTAVQLPQDCRPAPPGLPPSSPRTAAQLPQDCRPAHPGLPCSSPRTVTQLPQDCRPAPPGLSPSSPRTVSQLPQDCLPAPPGLPCSSLRTVAQLPQDCTPSSPRTAALLPQDCRPAHTRLSSSSPRTAAQLPQDCHAAPPGLSPSSPRTVAQLPQDCRAAPPGLSPSSPRTAVQLPQDCRPAPPGLPPSSPRTAAQLTQDCRPAPPGLSPSSPRTAVQLPQDCHPTPPGLPPSSPRTVAQLPQDCLPAPPGPVSQLPQDCRAAPSGLSPSSPRTAAQFPQDCRPAPPGLPPSSPRTVVQLPQDCRPAPPGLSPCSPRTATQKKYQPTERKKQEIDLHSTL, from the exons gcggtCACTACTGAGTGGTACATACGGGCCATTGACGAGACGAGAGTGTGTGTCCCAGACCAGACGCACGCCGCCTCACGCAGCCTCACGCCGCCCCGCCTCACGCCTCCTCACGCCGCCCCGCCTCACGCCGCCCCGCCTCATGCCTCCTCACGCCGCCCCGCCGCACGCCGCCCCGCCTCACGCCTCCTCACGCCGCCCCGCCTCACGCCTCCTCACGCCGCCCGCCTCACGCCTCCTCACGCCGCCCCGCCTCACGCCTCCTCACGCCGCCCCGCCTCACGCCGCCCCGCCTCACGCCTCCTCACGCCGCCCCGCCTCACGCCGCCCCGCCTCACGCCTCCTCACGCCGCCCCGCCTCACGCCGCCCCGCCTCACGCCTCCTCACGCTGCCCCGCCTCACGCCGCCCCGCCTCACGCCTCCTCACGCCGCCCCGCCTCACGCCGCCCCGCCTCACGCCTCCTCACGCCGCCCCGCCTCACGCCGCCCCGCCTCACGCCTCCTCACGCCGCCCCGCCTCACGCCGCCCCGCCTCACGCCTCATCACGCCGCCCCGCCTCACGCCGCCCCGCCTCACGCCTCCTCACGCCGCCCCGCCTCACGCCGCCCCGCCTCACGCCTCCTCACGCCGCCTCACGCTGGGACAGGAGACGCTGATCAAAG GACTGTCACCCAGCTCCCCCAGGACTGCCGTGCAGCTCCCCCAGGACTGTCACCAAGCTCCCCCAGGACTGCCGTGCAGCTCCCTCAGGACTGTCGCCCAGCTCCCCCAGGACTGCCGTGCAGCTCCCTCAGGACTGTCGCCCAGCTCCCCCAGGACTGCCGCCCAGCTCCCCCAGGACTGCCGCCCAGCTCCCCCAGGACTGCCGCCCAGCTCACCCAGGACTGTCGTCCAGCTCCCCCAGGACTGTCACCCAACTCCCCCAGGACTGTCGCCCAGCTCCCCCAGGACTGTCGCCCAGCTCCCCCAGGACTGTCTCCCAGCTCCCCCAGGACTGTCTCCCAGCTCCCCCAGGACTGCCGTGCAGCTCCCTCAGGACTGTCGCCCAGCTCCCCCAGGACTGCCGCCCAGCTCCCCCAGGACTGCCGCCCAGCTCCCCCAGGACTGCCGCCCAGCTCACCCAGGACTGCCGTGCAGCTCCCCCAGGACTGTCACCCAACTCCCCCAGGACTGTCGCCCAGCTCCCCCAGGACTGTCGCCCAGCTCCCCCAGGACTGTCTCCCAGCTCCCCCAGGACTGTCTCCCAGCTCCCCCAGGACTGCCGTGCAGCTCCCTCAGGACTGTCGCCCAGCTCCCCCAGGACTGCACGCCCAGTTCCCCCAGGACTGCCGCCCTGCTCCCCCAGGACTGCCGCCCAGCTCACACAAGACTGTCGTCCAGCTCCCCCAGGACTGCCGCCCAGCTCCCCCAGGACTGCCATGCAGCTCCCCCAGGACTGTCACCCAGCTCCCCCAGGACTGTTGCCCAGCTCCCCCAGGACTGCCGTGCAGCTCCCCCAGGACTGTCACCCAGCTCCCCCAGGACTGCCGTGCAGCTCCCTCAGGACTGTCGCCCAGCTCCCCCAGGACTGCCGCCCAGCTCCCCCAGGACTGCCGCCCAGCTCACCCAGGACTGTCGTCCAGCTCCCCCAGGACTGTCACCCAGCTCCCCCAGGACTGCCGTGCAGCTCCCCCAGGACTGTCACCCAACTCCCCCAGGACTGCCGCCCAGCTCCCCCAGGACTGTCGCCCAGCTCCCCCAGGACTGTCTCCCAGCTCCCCCAGGacctgtctcccagctccccCAGGACTGCCGTGCAGCTCCCTCAGGACTGTCGCCCAGCTCCCCCAGGACTGCCGCCCAGTTCCCCCAGGACTGCCGCCCTGCTCCCCCAGGACTGCCGCCCAGCTCACCCAGGACTGTCGTCCAGCTCCCCCAGGACTGCCGCCCAGCTCCCCCAGGACTGTCGCCCTGCTCCCCGAGGACTGCCACACAGAAGAAATACCAGCCCACGGAGAGAAAGAAGCAGGAGATTGATCTTCACTCAACtctctag